A window from Littorina saxatilis isolate snail1 linkage group LG9, US_GU_Lsax_2.0, whole genome shotgun sequence encodes these proteins:
- the LOC138977313 gene encoding uncharacterized protein produces MGLLFGSPPVGPFLAVVLESAYWRSEEVFFHLRDVLIQDGSSALPVMDASDKQALQEDLNRLAEWEQKWLMSFHPDKCQTLPVSRKRNPTPCSYQLHGHTLSPVNEAKYLGVTLSHDLRWDIHILNITNKANQMLGFLRRNLRVGSQEVKQRAYFALVRSPLEFASPVWDPYTCKDVDRLEAVQRRAARWVVNRHRKTSSVDAMLEHLQWPTLQDRRRRARLITMYKYTNGLLSINTRNTPTPNPTAKSTRLLHDAAYQLPLCRTTYRQKSFFPRTIVDWNALPGEVALSPSLEAFKSRI; encoded by the exons ATGGGCCTCCTCTTTGGCAGTCCTCCGGTCGGGCCGTTTTTGGCTGTAGTACTGGAGTCGGCTTACTGGCGGTCTGAGGAGGTTTTTTTCCACCTCAGAGACGTCTTGATTCAGGACGGCAGTTCCGCGTTACCTGTTATG GACGCCAGTGACAAGCAAGCCCTCCAAGAGGATCTGAACCGCCTCGCTGAGTGGGAGCAGAAGTGGCTGATGAGCTTCCACCCGGATAAGTGCCAGACTCTCCCGGTGTCCAGGAAAAGAAACCCCACGCCATGCTCTTACCAACTGCACGGCCATACCCTCAGCCCTGTAAACGAGGCAAAGTACCTCGGAGTGACCCTGTCCCACGACCTGAGGTGGGATATCCACATCTTAAACATCACCAACAAAGCAAACCAGATGCTTGGCTTTCTCCGACGCAACCTAAGAGTCGGCTCACAGGAAGTGAAGCAGAGAGCCTACTTTGCCCTTGTCCGTTCTCCCCTGGAATTTGCGAGTCCCGTGTGGGATCCGTACACCTGCAAGGATGTGGATCGCCTCGAAGCTGTGCAGCGCAGGGCAGCCCGATGGGTTGTAAATCGCCACCGCAAGACTTCGAGCGTTGATGCCATGTTGGAACACTTGCAGTGGCCCACACTTCAAGATCGGCGCCGCAGAGCCCGCCTCATCACCATGTACAAATACACCAATGGCTTGCTGTCGATCAACACCCGCAACACACCCACCCCAAACCCCACCGCCAAAAGCACCAGACTCCTTCACGATGCTGCCTACCAGCTACCGTTGTGCCGCACAACCTACCGCCAGAAGTCCTTCTTTCCACGCACCATCGTGGACTGGAACGCGCTCCCAGGTGAGGTCGCTCTCAGCCCCTCTCTGGAAGCCTTCAAATCCCGGATCTAG